In a genomic window of Chaetodon auriga isolate fChaAug3 chromosome 1, fChaAug3.hap1, whole genome shotgun sequence:
- the LOC143338724 gene encoding retinol dehydrogenase 11-like, with the protein MQSYAEVMRDFVENHATVLAVAFIAGAGLLALRRWMAGGVCRSKVRLDGKTVLITGANTGIGKETALDMAQRGARVILACRDMIKARIAADDIRQRSGNGNVVVKKLDLASLQSVRDLAKDVLKNEARLDILINNAGIAVCPKWKTEDGFEMQFGVNHLGHFLLTDLLLDLLKKSAPSRIVIVSSMVHDTGRIHFDDINLDKDYDSLVSYSQTKLANVLFGRELAARLQGTGVNVYSLHPGVIHTELTRHMLASFALWKRVIARLLYFLVKNPWEGAQTTIYCAVDESLANSSGLYYSDCAPKTPAPQALDDAAAKKLWDLSASMVGLG; encoded by the exons ATGCAGAGTTACGCAGAAGTGATGAGAGACTTTGTGGAGAACCATGCGACCGTTCTCGCAGTTGCTTTTATTGCAG GGGCAGGTCTGCTGGCCTTGCGGAGGTGGATGGCTGGTGGAGTGTGTCGGAGCAAGGTCAGGCTGGATGGGAAAACAGTGCTGATCACTGGAGCCAACACTGGCATTGGGAAGGAGACGGCACTGGACATGGCCCAGAGAG GGGCCAGAGTGATCCTCGCCTGCAGGGACATGATCAAAGCCCGCATTGCAGCTGACGACATCCGGCAGCGGAGTGGAAACGGCAACGTGGTGGTAAAGAAGCTGGACCTCGCCTcgctgcagtctgtcagagaCCTGGCTAAAGATGTCCTGAAGAATGAGGCACGTCTGGACATCCTCATTAACAATGCAG GTATCGCTGTGTGTCCCAAGTGGAAGACTGAGGATGGCTTTGAAATGCAGTTTGGCGTGAACCACTTGGGACATTTTCTCCTCACCGACCTTCTCCTTGACCTACTGAAGAAGTCAGCTCCAAGTCGCATCGTCATCGTGTCCAGCATGGTACATGACACTG GCCGCATACACTTTGACGACATCAACCTTGATAAAGACTACGACAGTCTAGTGAGCTACAGCCAAACCAAGCTGGCAAACGTGCTCTTCGGCAGAGAACTGGCTGCAAGGCTGCAAG GCACTGGTGTGAATGTGTACAGTCTTCACCCTGGGGTCATCCACACAGAGTTAACTCGCCACATGTTGGCCTCTTTCGCCCTGTGGAAGAGGGTCATAGCCCGTCTACTTTACTTCCTGGTCAAAAATCCCTGGGAAGGAGCTCAGACCACCATCTACTGCGCTGTGGACGAGAGCCTGGCCAACTCCAGTGGCCTCTACTACAG TGACTGCGCCCCCAAAACGCCGGCCCCGCAGGCTCTGGATGATGCCGCAGCCAAGAAGCTGTGGGACCTCAGTGCTTCCATGGTTGGTCTGGGTTAA